One Gossypium hirsutum isolate 1008001.06 chromosome A11, Gossypium_hirsutum_v2.1, whole genome shotgun sequence genomic window carries:
- the LOC107892437 gene encoding apyrase 2-like (The RefSeq protein has 3 substitutions compared to this genomic sequence) produces the protein MKRSLARHDSISDQIHRYRGVLLVIAIPILLVTFVLYVMPGKSSTDTAVMEEIEINSRKVGANSRGNRNYAVIFDAGSSGSRVHVYCFDQNLDLVPIGSELELFEQLKPGLSSYAKDPQAAAKSLLSLLNKAESVVPLDLRSKTPVRVGATAGLRALEGDAADRILQAVRELLKDRSTLKSEANGVKILDGTQEGSYEWVTINYLLGKLGGTYKDTVGIIDLGGGSVQMAYAISKEAASNAPSVPAGQDNYVNEMYLKGSKYYLYVHSYLRYGLLAARAEILKASDDSGNPCILEGFDGTYAYGGNQYKASAPSSGASMEECRRVTHKALKINDTCMHMKCTFGGIWNGGGGDGQKNLFIASFFFDRAAEAGFIKAADPVATVQPHSFAEAAKRACGTKYTDIKATYPAVDVGNQAYLCLDLVYQYTLLVDGFGLDPYQDITLVKKVKFRNSFVEAAWPLGSAIEAVSS, from the exons ATGAAGCGTTCATTGGCGAGACACGACTCCATCTCCGACCAGATCCATAGATATCGAGGCGTTTTGCTGGTGATCGCCATCCCTATCTTGCTCGTAACCTTTGTTTTGTATGTCATGCCGGGGAAATCTTCTACGGATACGGCCGTGATGGAGGAGATCGAGATCAATAGCAGGAAAGTGGGGGCGAATTCGAGAGGGAATAGGAATTATGCGGTGATTTTTGATGCGGGGAGTTCCGGGAGTCGAGTTCATGTTTATTGTTTTGATCAGAATTTGGATCTTGTTCCAATTGGCTCTGAATTAGAGCTTTTTGAACAG CTTAAACCGGGTTTGAGCTCCTATGCAAAAGATCCACAGGCTGCAGCGAAGTCTTTACTTTCTCTTCTAGACAAGGCAGAAAGTGTTGTGCCACTAGATTTGCGATCAAAAACTCCTGTTAGAGTTGGG GCAACTGCAGGTCTGAGGGCACTAGAAGGAGATGCAGCTGACAGAATTTTGCAAGCG gTTAGAGAACTTCTGAAAGATAGAAGTACCCTCAAATCTGAGGCAAACGGTGTTAAGATTCTGGATGGCACCCAAGAAGGTTCTTATGAGTGG GTTACAATAAATTACCTATTGGGGAAGTTGGGAGGGACATACAAAGACACAGTTGGCATAATTGATCTTGGTGGCGGATCTGTGCAAATGGCTTATGCCATCTCCAAGGAAGCTGCTTCAAATGCTCCAAGTGTACCAGCAGGACAGGAcaattatgtaaatgaaatgtATCTGAAGGGATCAAAATATTACCTCTATGTTCACAG TTATTTGTGCTATGGCCTATTGGCAGCTCGAGCAGAAATTTTGAAGGCATCTGATGATTCTGGCAACCCTTGCATCTTGGAGGGTTTTGATG GTACTTATACATATGGAGGAAATCAGTATAAAGCATCAGCTCCTTCATCGGGTGCAAGCATGGAAGAATGCAGGAGGGTGACTCACAAGGCTCTTAAAATAAATGACACATGCATGCATATGAAGTGCACATTTGGTGGTATATGGAATGGGGGAGGCGGAGATGGACAGAAGAATTTGTTTATTGCTTCGTTCTTCTTTGACAGGGCTGCTGAG GCTGGTTTTATCAAAGCTGCTGATCCAGTTGCAACAGTTCAGCCTCATTCTTTTGCAGAAGCTGCTAAACGAGCTTGTGGAACCAAGTACACAGATATTAAAGCAACATACCCAGCTGTGGATGTGGGTAACCAGGCTTATCTATGCTTGGATCTAGTTTATCAGTACACCCTGCTCGTAGATGGATTCG GCCTTGATCCCTACCAAGACATTACATTGGTAAAGAAAGTGAAATTTCGCAATTCCTTTGTTGAAGCTGCTTGGCCACTAGGCAGTGCCATCGAGGCTGTATCATCTTGA
- the LOC107892437 gene encoding apyrase 2-like isoform X1, with translation MKRSLARHDSISDQIHRYRGVLLVIAIPILLVTFVLYVMPGKSSTDTAVMEEIEINSRKVGANSRGNRNYAVIFDAGSSGSRVHVYCFDQNLDLVPIGSELELFEQLKPGLSSYAKDPQAAAKSLLSLLDKAESVVPLDLRSKTPVRVGATAGLRALEGDAADRILQAVRELLKDRSTLKSEANGVKILDGTQEGSYEWVTINYLLGKLGGTYKDTVGIIDLGGGSVQMAYAISKEAASNAPSVPAGQDNYVNEMYLKGSKYYLYVHSYLCYGLLAARAEILKASDDSGNPCILEGFDGTYTYGGNQYKASAPSSGASMEECRRVTHKALKINDTCMHMKCTFGGIWNGGGGDGQKNLFIASFFFDRAAEAGFIKAADPVATVQPHSFAEAAKRACGTKYTDIKATYPAVDVGNQAYLCLDLVYQYTLLVDGFGLDPYQDITLVKKVKFRNSFVEAAWPLGSAIEAVSS, from the exons ATGAAGCGTTCATTGGCGAGACACGACTCCATCTCCGACCAGATCCATAGATATCGAGGCGTTTTGCTGGTGATCGCCATCCCTATCTTGCTCGTAACCTTTGTTTTGTATGTCATGCCGGGGAAATCTTCTACGGATACGGCCGTGATGGAGGAGATCGAGATCAATAGCAGGAAAGTGGGGGCGAATTCGAGAGGGAATAGGAATTATGCGGTGATTTTTGATGCGGGGAGTTCCGGGAGTCGAGTTCATGTTTATTGTTTTGATCAGAATTTGGATCTTGTTCCAATTGGCTCTGAATTAGAGCTTTTTGAACAG CTTAAACCGGGTTTGAGCTCCTATGCAAAAGATCCACAGGCTGCAGCGAAGTCTTTACTTTCTCTTCTAGACAAGGCAGAAAGTGTTGTGCCACTAGATTTGCGATCAAAAACTCCTGTTAGAGTTGGG GCAACTGCAGGTCTGAGGGCACTAGAAGGAGATGCAGCTGACAGAATTTTGCAAGCG gTTAGAGAACTTCTGAAAGATAGAAGTACCCTCAAATCTGAGGCAAACGGTGTTAAGATTCTGGATGGCACCCAAGAAGGTTCTTATGAGTGG GTTACAATAAATTACCTATTGGGGAAGTTGGGAGGGACATACAAAGACACAGTTGGCATAATTGATCTTGGTGGCGGATCTGTGCAAATGGCTTATGCCATCTCCAAGGAAGCTGCTTCAAATGCTCCAAGTGTACCAGCAGGACAGGAcaattatgtaaatgaaatgtATCTGAAGGGATCAAAATATTACCTCTATGTTCACAG TTATTTGTGCTATGGCCTATTGGCAGCTCGAGCAGAAATTTTGAAGGCATCTGATGATTCTGGCAACCCTTGCATCTTGGAGGGTTTTGATG GTACTTATACATATGGAGGAAATCAGTATAAAGCATCAGCTCCTTCATCGGGTGCAAGCATGGAAGAATGCAGGAGGGTGACTCACAAGGCTCTTAAAATAAATGACACATGCATGCATATGAAGTGCACATTTGGTGGTATATGGAATGGGGGAGGCGGAGATGGACAGAAGAATTTGTTTATTGCTTCGTTCTTCTTTGACAGGGCTGCTGAG GCTGGTTTTATCAAAGCTGCTGATCCAGTTGCAACAGTTCAGCCTCATTCTTTTGCAGAAGCTGCTAAACGAGCTTGTGGAACCAAGTACACAGATATTAAAGCAACATACCCAGCTGTGGATGTGGGTAACCAGGCTTATCTATGCTTGGATCTAGTTTATCAGTACACCCTGCTCGTAGATGGATTCG GCCTTGATCCCTACCAAGACATTACATTGGTAAAGAAAGTGAAATTTCGCAATTCCTTTGTTGAAGCTGCTTGGCCACTAGGCAGTGCCATCGAGGCTGTATCATCTTGA